In the genome of Populus alba chromosome 11, ASM523922v2, whole genome shotgun sequence, one region contains:
- the LOC118029440 gene encoding transcription factor MYB80 encodes MGRIPCCEKDNVKRGQWTPEEDNKLSSYIAQHGTRNWRLIPKNAGLQRCGKSCRLRWTNYLRPDLKHGQFSDAEEHTIVKLHSVVGNRWSLIAAQLPGRTDNDVKNHWNTKLKRKLSGMGIDPVTHKPFSHLMAEIATTLATPQVANLAEAALGCFKDEMLHLLTKKRIDFQLLQCNTNGVQGSTSSPYIATKHDENDDTIERIKLGFSRAMQEPGILPPNKTWDSTGATSANFAGTCAYFPSSVNAFLCGPSSFGNEVALSPWSQSMCTGSTCTAGDQQGRLHEKLDDENGEESQGGKEIRNGSSLFNTDCVLWDLPSDDLMNSIV; translated from the exons ATGGGCAGGATTCCGTGTTGTGAGAAGGACAACGTGAAAAGGGGGCAATGGACACCTGAAGAAGATAACAAACTCTCTTCTTACATCGCCCAACACGGCACCCGTAACTGGCGGCTCATCCCCAAGAATGCTG GTCTCCAGAGATGTGGGAAGAGTTGCAGGTTGCGGTGGACTAATTATCTCCGGCCTGATCTGAAGCACGGCCAGTTTTCAGATGCAGAAGAACATACCATTGTCAAGCTTCACTCTGTTGTTGGCAACCG ATGGTCATTGATTGCTGCTCAGCTTCCAGGCCGCACAGACAATGATGTTAAAAATCACTGGAACACCAAGCTGAAAAGGAAGCTTTCTGGCATGGGTATAGACCCAGTTACCCACAAGCCCTTCTCCCACCTCATGGCAGAGATTGCCACCACACTAGCAACACCGCAGGTGGCTAACCTTGCAGAAGCAGCCCTTGGCTGCTTCAAGGATGAAATGCTCCACCTGCTCACTAAAAAGCGGATTGACTTCCAGCTGCTACAATGCAACACAAATGGAGTACAAGGGAGCACCTCATCCCCTTATATTGCCACTAAACATGATGAAAATGATGATACTATTGAGAGAATCAAGCTTGGTTTCTCGAGGGCCATGCAAGAACCTGGAATTCTGCCCCCAAACAAGACCTGGGATTCCACTGGTGCTACCTCTGCCAATTTTGCAGGCACCTGCGCCTACTTCCCTTCATCAGTTAATGCATTTTTATGTGGTCCATCTTCTTTTGGCAACGAAGTAGCTTTATCGCCATGGAGTCAGAGTATGTGCACTGGAAGCACGTGCACAGCAGGTGACCAACAAGGTAGATTGCATGAAAAGCTCGATGATGAGAATGGAGAAGAATCCCAGGGTGGGAAAGAGATTAGAAATGGCTCCTCCCTCTTCAATACAGACTGCGTTCTATGGGATTTACCATCTGATGATCTAATGAATTCAATAGTTTAA